The Thiothrix subterranea genome has a segment encoding these proteins:
- a CDS encoding NADH:ubiquinone reductase (Na(+)-transporting) subunit B, whose protein sequence is MTDKLRRLLDKVEPKFTKGGKYHKYYGLFEMVDTLLYSPPNRTIGAPHVRDALDLKRVMGYVWLATFPVMFMACFNTGYQANLAMQSMGLEHAEGWRGTLMDMIGYDPKSFFDNFFHGLLYFLPVYMTTFIVGGIAEVVFALVRGHEVNEGFFVTSILYSLVMPPDIPLWMVGLGILFGVIIGKEVFGGTGKNFINPALAGRAFLFFAYPAFMSGDAVWVAVDGYSGATTLSAAAAGGMQAVTVSWWDAFIGLEPGSLGETSTLAILIGGAFLLFTKIASWRIVSGVMFGMVMMTILLNTIGSDTNPMFAMPWWWHLVTGGFAFGMIFMATDPVTAAHTDTGRWWYGVLIGVMVILIRVVNPAFPEGMMLAILFANMFAPLMDYGVMKANIKRRLKRQAANAGAKS, encoded by the coding sequence ATGACGGATAAATTACGCCGCCTGCTCGACAAGGTTGAGCCGAAATTCACTAAAGGCGGTAAATATCACAAGTATTACGGCCTGTTTGAAATGGTCGATACCCTGCTGTACAGCCCGCCGAACCGCACCATCGGCGCACCGCATGTGCGCGACGCGCTCGATCTGAAACGGGTAATGGGCTATGTGTGGCTGGCAACCTTCCCCGTGATGTTCATGGCGTGTTTCAACACCGGCTATCAGGCGAATCTGGCGATGCAGTCCATGGGGCTGGAACACGCGGAAGGCTGGCGCGGCACGCTCATGGACATGATTGGCTACGACCCGAAAAGCTTTTTCGATAACTTTTTCCACGGCCTACTGTATTTCCTGCCCGTTTACATGACCACGTTTATCGTGGGCGGGATTGCGGAAGTGGTGTTCGCGCTGGTGCGTGGGCATGAAGTCAACGAAGGTTTCTTTGTCACTTCTATCCTGTATTCACTGGTAATGCCACCGGATATTCCGTTGTGGATGGTGGGCTTGGGCATTTTGTTCGGAGTCATTATTGGCAAGGAAGTGTTCGGCGGTACGGGTAAAAACTTTATCAACCCGGCACTGGCGGGGCGGGCGTTCCTGTTCTTTGCGTACCCCGCGTTTATGTCCGGCGATGCGGTGTGGGTAGCGGTTGACGGTTATTCCGGTGCAACCACGCTGTCTGCGGCAGCGGCTGGCGGAATGCAGGCAGTAACAGTGAGCTGGTGGGATGCCTTTATCGGGCTGGAACCCGGTTCCTTGGGCGAAACCTCAACGCTGGCAATCCTGATTGGCGGGGCGTTTTTGTTGTTCACCAAGATTGCGAGTTGGCGCATTGTGTCGGGCGTGATGTTCGGCATGGTCATGATGACGATTTTGCTGAATACCATTGGTAGCGATACCAACCCAATGTTTGCCATGCCTTGGTGGTGGCATTTGGTCACGGGTGGCTTTGCGTTCGGGATGATCTTTATGGCGACTGATCCGGTGACAGCGGCGCATACCGACACCGGACGTTGGTGGTATGGCGTGCTGATTGGGGTAATGGTCATCCTGATTCGCGTGGTGAATCCGGCGTTCCCCGAAGGCATGATGCTGGCGATTTTGTTTGCGAATATGTTCGCGCCACTGATGGATTACGGGGTGATGAAAGCCAATATCAAACGCCGCCTGAAGCGTCAAGCAGCCAATGCGGGAGCGAAATCATGA
- a CDS encoding Na(+)-translocating NADH-quinone reductase subunit C, whose amino-acid sequence MKLVRQFLDLPNDSKVKTYGVALLLCLVCSVAVSAAAVALKPVQDENKLLDKKKNILQIAGLAKPGQSVEEAFKQVEAKVVDLQTGAYVEGIDANTFDARAASVDPKQNLVLTKEQDIASIKRRAKYATVYLVKDTQGQVQKIILPIYGYGLWSTLYGFVALQGDANTVVGLGFYEHAETPGLGGEVDNPQWKDKWPGKQVFDANGNVAIRVTKMAATEGEKATHEIDALSGATLTSNGVNNLVKFWMGADGFGPYLQKFRKGGGA is encoded by the coding sequence ATGAAACTCGTGCGTCAATTTTTAGACTTACCCAATGACAGCAAAGTGAAAACCTACGGGGTAGCGTTGCTGTTGTGTCTGGTGTGTTCGGTCGCCGTTTCTGCTGCTGCCGTGGCCTTAAAGCCGGTGCAGGACGAAAACAAATTGCTGGACAAGAAAAAGAACATTCTGCAAATCGCTGGTTTAGCCAAACCGGGGCAGTCGGTGGAGGAAGCCTTCAAACAGGTGGAAGCCAAAGTGGTCGACCTGCAAACCGGCGCATACGTGGAGGGGATTGATGCCAACACCTTTGATGCGCGTGCGGCCTCCGTCGACCCCAAACAAAACCTAGTGCTGACGAAGGAGCAAGACATTGCATCCATCAAACGCCGAGCCAAATATGCCACCGTTTATTTGGTGAAAGATACGCAGGGTCAGGTGCAGAAAATTATCCTGCCGATCTACGGCTACGGTTTGTGGTCAACCCTGTACGGTTTCGTTGCGTTGCAAGGCGATGCCAATACCGTAGTCGGTTTGGGTTTCTATGAACACGCCGAAACGCCGGGCTTGGGTGGCGAAGTCGATAACCCGCAGTGGAAGGACAAGTGGCCGGGCAAGCAGGTATTTGATGCCAACGGTAACGTGGCTATCCGCGTCACCAAGATGGCAGCGACGGAAGGCGAAAAAGCCACGCACGAAATTGATGCCCTCTCTGGTGCAACGTTGACCAGCAACGGTGTCAATAACCTCGTTAAATTCTGGATGGGTGCTGACGGTTTTGGCCCCTACCTGCAAAAATTCCGTAAGGGAGGTGGCGCATGA
- a CDS encoding NADH:ubiquinone reductase (Na(+)-transporting) subunit D, protein MKSETSKVITTPLVANNPITLQILGICSALAVTSSLKTALLMAVALTTVTAFSNASISAIRNHIPSSIRIIVQMTIIASLVIVVDQLMKAYAFSTAKQLSVFVGLIITNCIVMGRAEAYAMQNPPGMSFLDGIGNGLGYSLILIIVAVIRELSGSGSLLGYEIFTLVKNGGWYEPNGLMLLPPSAFFIIGMLIWVIRTRYPEQCEVHDFKIHEKHGLGNR, encoded by the coding sequence ATGAAATCTGAAACCAGCAAGGTTATTACGACCCCTTTGGTCGCCAATAACCCGATTACCCTACAAATCCTCGGCATCTGTTCCGCCTTGGCTGTCACTAGCTCACTGAAAACGGCGTTGTTAATGGCGGTCGCGTTGACCACGGTAACGGCGTTTTCCAATGCTTCTATCAGTGCTATCCGCAACCACATTCCCAGCAGTATCCGCATTATTGTGCAGATGACCATCATTGCGTCACTGGTTATCGTGGTGGATCAGTTGATGAAGGCGTATGCGTTTAGCACTGCCAAGCAATTGTCGGTATTCGTCGGTTTGATCATTACCAACTGCATCGTCATGGGGCGGGCAGAAGCCTATGCCATGCAAAACCCGCCGGGGATGAGTTTCCTTGACGGGATTGGCAATGGTTTGGGTTACAGCCTGATACTGATTATTGTGGCAGTCATCCGCGAATTGTCTGGTTCAGGGTCACTGCTGGGGTATGAAATTTTCACGCTGGTCAAAAATGGTGGGTGGTACGAACCCAACGGCTTGATGCTGTTGCCGCCGAGTGCGTTCTTTATCATCGGTATGTTGATTTGGGTTATCCGCACCCGATACCCAGAACAGTGTGAAGTTCACGACTTCAAGATTCATGAGAAACACGGACTGGGGAATCGCTGA
- the nqrE gene encoding NADH:ubiquinone reductase (Na(+)-transporting) subunit E produces the protein MEAMLSLFIKAVFIENMALTFFLGMCTFIAISKKIETAVGLGIAVVIVQAITVPANNLILNVFLKESALLQGVDLRFLGLISYIAVIAAIVQVLEMVLDKFVPALYQALGVFLPLITVNCAILGGALFMVERDYTFAESVVYGFGSGFSWMLAIVVLAGVRERLKYSDVPAGLQGLGIIFITVGLMSLGFMSFSGIQL, from the coding sequence ATGGAAGCCATGTTAAGTCTGTTTATCAAAGCCGTGTTCATTGAGAACATGGCACTCACCTTCTTTTTGGGGATGTGTACCTTCATCGCCATTTCCAAAAAGATTGAAACGGCGGTGGGGTTGGGGATTGCGGTGGTGATTGTGCAAGCGATTACCGTACCTGCCAACAATCTGATCCTCAATGTCTTTTTGAAAGAAAGCGCCTTGTTGCAGGGGGTCGACCTGCGCTTTTTGGGCTTGATTAGCTACATTGCGGTGATTGCGGCGATTGTGCAGGTGCTGGAAATGGTACTGGATAAATTCGTGCCAGCGCTGTACCAAGCCTTAGGGGTATTCCTGCCACTGATTACGGTCAACTGCGCGATTCTGGGCGGTGCGTTATTCATGGTAGAACGCGATTACACGTTCGCGGAAAGCGTGGTCTACGGTTTCGGCAGCGGTTTTAGCTGGATGCTGGCCATTGTGGTGCTGGCGGGTGTACGCGAACGCCTGAAATACAGCGATGTCCCCGCCGGTTTACAAGGGCTGGGGATAATTTTTATTACGGTCGGGCTGATGTCGTTGGGCTTCATGTCCTTCTCTGGCATCCAGTTATAA
- the nqrF gene encoding NADH:ubiquinone reductase (Na(+)-transporting) subunit F yields MTTVILGVALFTLMIIGLVYGILFARSKLVATGDIRILVNGEKELIVKPGTKLLGALAEKGLFVSSACGGGGTCAQCRVKVLEGGGTLLATEEGHINRRQAAEGERLACQVAVKQDMKIEVPDEVFGVKKWECTVRSNENKATFIKELVVELPKGEKIDFRAGGYIQIECPPHDLKYSSFDIPPKFRDDWDKYKLWDIESHVEEPVLRAYSMASYPEEDDIVMLNVRIATPPPGKNDLPPGKMSSFIFNLKPGDKVTVSGPYGEFFARKTDNEMVFIGGGAGMAPMRSHIYDQLRRLKSKRKMSFWYGARSLREAFYVDEFDTLAAENPNFTWHMGLSEPQPEDNWTGYVGFIHDVLYKNYLKDHAAPEECEYYLCGPPMMNAAVVRMLLDIGVERENILLDDFGG; encoded by the coding sequence ATGACAACCGTTATATTGGGCGTAGCCCTGTTTACCCTGATGATTATTGGCTTGGTATACGGCATTTTGTTTGCGCGTTCCAAACTGGTGGCAACGGGCGATATTCGCATTCTGGTGAATGGCGAAAAAGAACTGATCGTGAAACCCGGCACGAAATTGCTGGGCGCATTGGCGGAAAAAGGCTTGTTCGTGTCGTCTGCCTGTGGCGGTGGCGGTACGTGTGCGCAATGCCGCGTAAAAGTGCTGGAAGGCGGCGGTACGTTACTGGCGACTGAGGAAGGTCACATTAACCGCCGTCAAGCAGCCGAAGGTGAACGTTTAGCCTGCCAAGTTGCCGTCAAGCAAGACATGAAAATCGAAGTGCCCGATGAAGTTTTCGGTGTGAAAAAGTGGGAATGCACAGTGCGTTCCAACGAGAATAAAGCTACGTTTATCAAAGAATTGGTGGTGGAGTTGCCGAAGGGTGAAAAAATCGACTTCCGTGCCGGGGGTTATATTCAGATCGAATGCCCGCCGCACGATTTGAAGTATTCCAGCTTTGATATTCCACCCAAGTTCCGCGATGATTGGGACAAATACAAGCTGTGGGATATTGAATCGCACGTTGAAGAGCCGGTATTGCGTGCTTATTCCATGGCAAGTTACCCCGAAGAAGACGATATTGTGATGCTCAATGTGCGCATTGCGACCCCGCCACCGGGTAAGAATGATCTGCCACCGGGCAAAATGTCGTCGTTCATTTTCAACCTCAAACCGGGTGATAAAGTCACGGTTTCAGGGCCTTACGGTGAATTCTTTGCGCGTAAGACGGATAATGAAATGGTGTTTATCGGCGGTGGCGCGGGCATGGCTCCGATGCGTTCGCACATTTACGACCAGTTACGCCGCTTGAAAAGTAAGCGCAAAATGTCATTCTGGTACGGGGCGCGGAGTTTGCGGGAAGCGTTTTACGTGGATGAATTTGACACGTTAGCAGCAGAAAACCCGAACTTTACCTGGCACATGGGTTTATCAGAACCGCAGCCTGAAGATAATTGGACGGGATACGTCGGATTTATTCACGATGTACTTTATAAAAATTATTTGAAAGATCATGCTGCACCAGAAGAGTGCGAATATTATTTGTGTGGGCCACCGATGATGAATGCGGCTGTCGTTAGAATGCTATTGGATATTGGCGTGGAGCGCGAAAACATTTTGTTGGATGATTTTGGCGGTTAA
- the nqrM gene encoding (Na+)-NQR maturation NqrM, producing MKIFLLTFLIFGLAIIGLALGWILNQRSLKGSCGGLAAIPGIEKSDCSCSNPCEKRKQKMAQEQREAVLKRHDILKS from the coding sequence ATGAAAATTTTTCTATTAACGTTTCTTATTTTTGGGTTAGCAATTATTGGTTTAGCTTTGGGCTGGATTTTGAATCAACGTAGCTTAAAAGGCAGTTGTGGCGGCTTGGCGGCGATTCCGGGTATAGAAAAAAGTGACTGTTCTTGTTCTAATCCTTGCGAGAAACGCAAACAAAAAATGGCACAAGAACAACGCGAAGCCGTACTGAAACGGCATGATATTTTAAAATCTTGA
- a CDS encoding CBS domain-containing protein, producing MADVSLSVRHYMSNRLATLYERQDIREAVKVFTERNLFGGAVLDNVGNLVGILSVTDCIDAALRSGYHSGWRGTVGDKMSRDVRTVDAEDSILDVAKMFMDDHYRRYPVLDDNRVVGVVTRLDVLKALRTIGDSGFPV from the coding sequence ATGGCGGATGTTTCATTGTCGGTGCGTCATTACATGTCAAACCGTCTCGCGACCCTGTACGAGCGTCAGGATATTCGCGAAGCGGTGAAAGTGTTTACGGAGCGCAATCTGTTTGGCGGCGCGGTGTTGGACAATGTGGGTAATCTGGTCGGTATTTTGTCGGTCACTGACTGCATTGATGCGGCGTTGCGCTCTGGCTACCATTCCGGCTGGCGCGGCACGGTGGGGGATAAGATGTCGAGGGATGTGCGCACTGTGGATGCCGAAGACAGCATTCTCGATGTGGCAAAAATGTTCATGGATGACCATTACCGCCGTTACCCCGTGTTGGATGACAACCGCGTCGTCGGGGTGGTTACGCGCTTGGATGTGCTGAAAGCCTTGCGCACCATTGGTGATTCCGGCTTTCCGGTGTAA
- a CDS encoding rhomboid family intramembrane serine protease — translation MKSHIHRIREELPLVLLFLATIWGVFLLDRILPLERLGLIPRDFGGLIGIVTMPFLHSNFTHLLNNTVPLAVLLTLLAGSRTDSRAAVILVAVVGGVLLWLFGRGHSLHIGASGLVFGLAVFLIVSGALERRIVPLLVSAFVAFTYGTTLLTGISPWQAGVSWDGHLLGGVAGGLVAWLLVRKTPAA, via the coding sequence ATGAAAAGCCACATCCACCGTATCCGCGAAGAATTACCGTTGGTTCTCCTGTTTCTCGCCACCATTTGGGGCGTATTTCTGTTGGATCGCATCCTGCCGCTAGAACGCTTGGGACTGATTCCGCGAGACTTCGGTGGCTTGATTGGCATTGTGACCATGCCATTTCTGCATTCCAACTTTACGCATTTGCTGAATAACACTGTGCCGCTGGCGGTATTGCTGACGTTACTGGCGGGTTCGCGCACCGACTCACGCGCGGCAGTGATACTGGTGGCAGTCGTGGGCGGGGTATTGTTGTGGCTGTTTGGGCGTGGGCATTCGCTGCACATTGGCGCAAGCGGGCTGGTGTTTGGGCTGGCGGTGTTCCTGATTGTATCCGGCGCATTGGAGCGGCGCATTGTGCCACTACTCGTCAGTGCGTTTGTGGCCTTCACTTACGGTACAACCTTGCTCACGGGGATTTCGCCTTGGCAAGCGGGTGTATCGTGGGATGGGCATCTGCTCGGTGGGGTCGCGGGCGGCTTGGTCGCTTGGCTTTTGGTGCGCAAAACCCCAGCCGCCTGA
- a CDS encoding DUF1415 domain-containing protein encodes MKHSNATYIAQTRCWLENVVLKHNLCPFAHKPFNGGQIRFVVTDSARPEFLLEDLQHELEQLRATPASEVETTLLIHPGTLEDFMEYNDFLDTVDALLEDGGFEGEFQVASFHPDYQFEGTRPNDAENFTNRSPWPMLHLIREDSLAQAVDSYPDVDAIPERNIETMNALGTAHHRQVLETCLQTKKEPE; translated from the coding sequence ATGAAACATTCCAACGCTACCTACATCGCCCAAACCCGTTGCTGGTTGGAAAACGTTGTCCTCAAACACAACCTGTGCCCGTTTGCGCACAAGCCATTCAACGGCGGGCAAATCCGCTTTGTCGTCACCGATTCCGCCCGCCCCGAATTTTTGCTGGAAGATTTGCAGCACGAACTCGAACAACTCCGCGCCACCCCCGCGAGCGAAGTCGAAACCACCCTGCTGATTCACCCCGGCACGCTGGAAGATTTCATGGAATACAACGACTTTCTCGATACGGTCGATGCGCTCTTGGAAGACGGCGGCTTTGAAGGCGAATTCCAAGTGGCGAGTTTCCACCCCGACTATCAATTCGAGGGTACACGCCCGAATGACGCGGAAAACTTCACCAACCGTTCGCCCTGGCCAATGCTGCATCTCATCCGCGAAGACAGCTTGGCGCAAGCCGTTGACAGTTATCCTGATGTCGATGCGATTCCTGAGCGCAATATTGAAACCATGAACGCGCTCGGCACCGCACACCACCGTCAAGTACTAGAAACCTGTTTGCAAACGAAAAAAGAGCCTGAATGA
- a CDS encoding FKBP-type peptidyl-prolyl cis-trans isomerase, whose protein sequence is MSHTVQANSRIRWRYQLFLAEGHKVEASEDPAGDILQLGKGDIHPNLESALIGLPQGEPIRLIIMADQAFGYPDPDAIQTLARDEFPADWQLNVGQIISFALPSGQEIPGKVRDIRADSVVVDFNHPLAGHNITFELEILDILEA, encoded by the coding sequence ATGAGTCATACCGTTCAAGCCAATAGCCGCATTCGCTGGCGTTACCAGTTATTCCTCGCCGAGGGGCATAAGGTGGAAGCCAGCGAAGACCCGGCTGGCGACATTTTGCAACTGGGGAAAGGTGACATTCACCCCAATCTGGAAAGCGCTCTGATTGGCTTGCCCCAAGGCGAACCCATCCGCCTGATTATTATGGCGGATCAAGCCTTCGGCTATCCTGACCCGGACGCCATTCAAACCTTGGCACGCGATGAATTTCCCGCCGATTGGCAGCTAAACGTCGGGCAAATCATCAGCTTTGCGCTACCGTCAGGGCAAGAAATCCCCGGCAAAGTGCGCGACATCCGTGCTGACAGCGTGGTCGTCGATTTCAATCATCCACTGGCTGGGCATAACATCACCTTTGAACTGGAAATCCTCGACATTTTGGAAGCCTAA
- the purD gene encoding phosphoribosylamine--glycine ligase: MKVLVVGGGGREHALAWKIAQSGRVSEVLVAPGNAGTALEPNMRNVPIAAEDVDALLAYAQQHAIELTVVGPEAPLSKGIVDKFRAAGLRCFGPTQQAAQLESSKAFAKDFLARHHIATAEYANFTEVEPAIAYIRKMGAPIVVKADGLAAGKGVILAQTEDEAIAAVQDMLAGNAFGAAGSRVVIEEFLLGEEASFIVMVDGEHVLAMASSQDHKARDNGDKGPNTGGMGAYSPAPVVTPAMHERIMQEVIYPTVRGMAADGIPYTGFLYAGVMINAQGVPKVLEFNCRFGDPETQPIMVRLQSDFVGLLEAALDARLDKVTAEWDSRASLGVVLAAGGYPDAYRKGDVIAGLEVAAILDGKVFHAGTAFQDGKVVTSGGRVLCAVGLGNNVTEAQAAAYRLVQAIDWDKVYYRTDIGHRAIAREKMS; the protein is encoded by the coding sequence ATGAAAGTGCTGGTAGTAGGCGGCGGTGGGCGTGAACACGCGCTGGCATGGAAGATTGCACAATCCGGGCGAGTAAGCGAGGTGCTGGTTGCTCCCGGTAACGCGGGTACGGCGTTAGAACCCAATATGCGCAATGTGCCGATTGCGGCAGAAGACGTGGATGCGTTGCTGGCATACGCGCAGCAACACGCGATTGAGTTGACCGTGGTTGGCCCCGAAGCGCCGCTTTCCAAAGGCATTGTGGATAAATTCCGTGCGGCAGGTTTGCGTTGTTTTGGCCCCACCCAACAAGCGGCACAATTGGAATCGTCGAAAGCTTTCGCCAAGGATTTTCTGGCGCGGCATCACATTGCCACCGCCGAATACGCGAATTTTACCGAGGTTGAACCGGCGATTGCCTACATCCGCAAAATGGGTGCACCGATTGTGGTGAAAGCCGACGGGTTGGCGGCGGGCAAGGGCGTGATTTTGGCGCAAACCGAGGACGAGGCGATTGCAGCAGTGCAGGATATGCTGGCAGGCAATGCCTTTGGTGCGGCGGGTAGTCGCGTGGTGATTGAAGAGTTTTTGCTGGGTGAAGAAGCCAGTTTCATCGTGATGGTGGATGGCGAACACGTGCTGGCAATGGCAAGTTCGCAAGACCACAAAGCCCGCGATAACGGCGATAAAGGCCCGAATACTGGCGGTATGGGGGCGTATTCTCCTGCACCCGTGGTTACCCCGGCGATGCACGAACGCATTATGCAGGAAGTGATTTACCCCACCGTGCGCGGCATGGCGGCGGATGGCATTCCGTATACCGGCTTTTTGTACGCAGGTGTGATGATCAATGCGCAAGGTGTGCCGAAAGTGCTGGAGTTCAATTGCCGCTTTGGTGATCCCGAAACCCAGCCGATTATGGTGCGCTTGCAGTCTGATTTCGTCGGCTTGCTGGAAGCAGCCTTGGATGCGCGTTTGGATAAAGTGACCGCCGAGTGGGATAGTCGTGCGTCATTGGGCGTGGTGTTGGCTGCGGGTGGCTACCCGGATGCGTATCGCAAAGGTGATGTGATTGCGGGCTTGGAAGTGGCGGCAATCCTCGATGGCAAGGTGTTTCATGCGGGTACGGCGTTTCAAGATGGCAAGGTTGTGACCAGCGGTGGGCGGGTGTTGTGTGCGGTGGGTTTGGGCAATAATGTCACCGAAGCGCAAGCGGCAGCTTACCGGTTGGTGCAAGCGATTGATTGGGATAAGGTGTATTACCGCACGGATATTGGACATCGGGCGATTGCTCGCGAAAAAATGAGCTGA